GCGCATCTCTTTTCGTCTATTTTTGCAAAAATTATTTTTCGATTCACAAAAAGTTTTACTTTTAACCTAATGAACAATGTTTAATCGATTAAACACGTATTTTACGATTGCTTATTGAAGTTTTATGATTGCCAAACTGAAATTAACAGCCATATTTTCCGCTACCGCTTTATTGTTGAGCTGCTCAAAAGGCGGCGATAATAAAACCGAGAATCCGGACCCGGGAACAAATCCTCCCACCACCTACGTTCCAGACAACCGCGTTGTTGCACACAGGGGCGCATTCAAAGAATTCAGTCTTCCCGAAAATTCTATCGCATCACTCGAAAAAGCCATGGAGCTTTCCTGCTATGCTTCCGAATGCGATCTCGCCATGACCAAAGACAAACAGGTAGTGATCTGGCATGATGAGAAGATCAATGGACAATACGTGAAAGATATTAACTACGCAGACATTCAAAGTACTACTTTGTCGAATAACGAAAAGATCCCGACCCTGGCAGCATACCTCGATAAGGTAGTGGCCAATAAGAAGATCATTTTGTGGATGGATGTGAAATCACTCTCCGACGCAGCCGGCGGCAACGAATGGAGCAGCCAGACCGCAGAAGCTGCAGCAGCATTGGTTCGCAGCAAGCAGGCCCAGAAATACGTCTGCTTCATCGTTGGGCGCAAAGCGGTGCTAGACAGAAGTCTCACCGCCGCAAAAGGCGAATGGCCTTCCGGTTATATGAACGTAGATTACACTCCTGCACAATTCCAGTCAGCAGGATACACCTGGGCCAATTTCGATTATTCAAAATTCTACACCAACAGCACCAGCCAGAATACAAGCCTGATAGCCGACTACAAAGCCAAACAGATCAAACTCTCTGTTTACACCGTTGATGATGAAGATGCCATGAACTGGTTTGCTGCTAATAAGAATATAGACGCAATCTCAACGAATTACCCTTTCAAATTGCTGCAGAAGGTCAGAAAGTAAGTTTCACTGAAAGGATAATTGATCCAACACCTTATCGCATTTTTTTACACCTGGATTTAAACGATTAAATCAAGCCGGGCCGGGAAAGCCATGCCTGATCATTATGTTGCCATAAACTCATTCAATGTGAGAAGAAAAGTTTCACTGAAAGACATCGCCAAACAACTCAATGTATCCACTGCATTGGTGTCTTATGTGCTGAACGACAAGTTCACAGATCGCATCCATCCGGAAACGGCCAGGAAGATCAAAGCATTGGCAGAAGAGCTGCAATATCATCCGAACCAGATCGCCAAGAGCCTGAAGAATAATCAGACACTCACCATTGGGTTGATCATCGCTGATATCTCCAACCTTTTCTATTCTTCCATCGCCCGCGTGATAGAAGACGCGGCCAAAGCACATAAATACAATGTGATCTTCGGCAGTGCAGATGAAAAACCGGAAAAATTCCGCGAACTGGTGCAGGTGTTCGAAAGCAGGCAGGTGGATGGCATCATCCTGGCAGCCCCCGCAGGCAGCGAGGAAATGCTCGACTACCTGAAGAGAAGGAATATTCCGTTTGTGCTGATTGACCGCGACTTCCCTGACCTGGAACAGATCAATTCCATTACCATCGATAATTACAAAGCTTCATGGAATGTTGTGGCGCATCTGAAAAAGAATGGCTTCAAAAAACCGGCCATGATCTCACTGGCTACAGACCTGCACCATCTGCAGGAAAGAAGCAGGGGATTCCGCGAAGCCGCATCCAAACTAATGAACATCAAAACCCCGGCGCTGATTGAAGAGAGTGAAGAACACCTTTCAGAAAAAATGGAAACAGTTTTACTGAAACTAATGAATGGAAAAGAGAAATACGATGCTGTCTATTTTTCCACCAACAAAATTGCTGTGGATGGGCTGGTGGTATTGGCCAGGCATAAAGTGGAAGTGCCAAAAAAGATCGGTGTGGTATGTTTTGATGAAGCGGAAGCCTACAGCATTTTCAATACCAGCATCACCTATGTAAAGCAGCCACTGGCCGATATCGGCGGGCAGGCAGTTGAACTCCTGCTGAAAAAGATGAAACAGGACGGGCCAGCCAAACGCATCGTGCTGAACACTTCACTGATAGAAGGAAACTCAAGTTTACTTAAATGATAAATGATGAAAAACATTTCTAAAAATTTTACCCCCACCATTCGTTATGAAAAGTAAAAGAAATACAATCCTGCAGGCCGGCTCATGCAGCGCCCTGCTATTGATATTGCTTTGCCATAAAGCAATTGGCGCAGCACCACCTGCTGCTGCATTCGAAATGCACCTGAACGATATTACGTCCGTACTCTATGAAAGCCCTTTCCAGCAACAACAAATATCCGGTGTTGTGGCAGATGCAGACGGAAAGGGAATACCCAATGTTACCATTTACTTCAAAAGCAATCCGCAGAAACAATTCATGGCGGATGCCGATGGCGTTTTCAAAGCAACTCTGCCGCAGGAAAATGATGTGTTGATTTTTGAATCGGTTGGCTATATGAAGAAAGAAGTAAAAGTATCTGCATCCTCCCAGAACATCAAGGTTACCATGGAGAAGAAAGACAAGTCCATGGACGAAGTGGTGGTGATCGGTTACGGAACACAGGAACGCAAGAAAGTGACTTCTTCCGTTGCCAAACTCGATGGAAAGAAACTGGAAAGTCTTCCCGTGAACTCCCTCGGTGATGGATTGAAAGGCAAGATCGCTGGTCTTCGTGTATACACTACCGATAACCAGCCGGGAGAGAATCCTACTTTCCGCATCCGCGGTGGTTCCTCCATCAATAACAGTGATGCCCCCATCATTGTGGTGGATGGAGTGGTGAGAGATCTTTCTGGGATTAATCCTAACGACATTGAATCTGTAGAAGTATTGAAAGATGCCGCCGCCGCCGCGATCTATGGAGCCCGCGCTTCCAATGGTATCGTGATGGTGACCACTAAGAAAGGATCCAATAAAAAGCCAACGATCCTCTTTGAAGCCAGCGGAGCAGAGCAATCCCCTGCACAGGCCTTCGATCTGATGAATGCAAGAGACTATCTCTCTTATATGCGTCCTGCCATCAAGGAAGGTAAATTCCCTGCCAGGAATTTCTCCAATGGATTCTCGGCCAGCTCTTCCAATTTAGAAACTTCCATGTGGACGCCCCGCTACCTCGCCGATGGTGAAGCCGTTCCCGATGGCTGGCAGAACATGATCGATCCCATCGATCCAACCAAAACACTCATCTTCCAGGATGTGGATTATCAGAAGCGTTTCTTCCGCAATTCTCAATGGCAGAACTATTATGTAGGTGTGAACGGTGGAACTGACGGTGTGAGATACTCGGCTTCTGCAGGCTACGTGAAAGATGGCGGTATCGGCATCAACACTGCGTATGACCGTTTCACTATGCGCGGACTGATTGATTTCAAGATCACCGATAAACTCACTTTCACCGGTAACTATGATATGGCGCGCACCAATATGGATGATTATCCGGATAACAAGCGCGATGTGGTACAAAGAGGTTTGTCTACTCCCGCAACACACAGACTCTACAATACTGCAACAGGACTTCCTGAAAAAGGTTACAACGCTGCAACGCCTGCTCCTGACTGGTACGAGTATTACTACGACAGAGGCCAGGTAACAAAAAGGAATACCGTTGCCGGTAAACTGAAATACGATTTCAGCAAGGACCTTTCCTTTACCACCATGCTGACCAATTTCAACCGCCATACACGCGCCAGCAGTTTTATCAAGGCGAATGAATACAATGGACTTCGCAATACTACTGAGTCTTTCAGCGAAACACAGAGACTCAACTGGCAGGCTTATGGTAATTACAAAAAATCAATCGGTGAACATGATTTCGATGTAACGCTGGGTACGGAATACATGCGGGATGACCTTAATGGTTTCAACGCTTCTGTTACCGGCGCATCTACCGATAATGTACCCACGCTAACAGCAGGCGCTATCGCAGGCAACCCTACCAGCACAAAGACCCGTGAAGTATTGATCAGCTATTTCGGTCGTGTTAACTATAGCTATCTGGACAGGTACCTGCTAGGTTTCACCATGCGTACCGATGGTTCTTCCAAATTCGGCAAGAACAATAAATGGGGCTACTTCCCCGGCGCTTCTGCGGGCTGGATCGTATCTGAAGAAAAGTTCTGGAAAGCTTCAGATTGGTTCAGCAACCTGAAAGTACGTGCCAGCTATGGTCTTACCGGAAACAATGCCATCGGCCTCTTCGATGTGGGCGGCGCATACAGCACCAGCGGCAAATACAATAACAATGCATCTATTACCACCTCTGTTCTCGGTAACCCTGATCTGAGATGGGAAAGTACCAGGCAGTTGGATATCGGTGTGAATGCAGGTTTCCTCAACAACAGGATCCAGTTCAGTGTGGATTATTTCAACAAGGTTACACATGATCTCCTGTTCGATGTTCCCCTTCCCAATACTGCCGGTTATGCCAACGTGCAAAAGAATATTGGAAAAGTGAAATTCTATGGCCTCGATCTTCAGATCTCGTCTACCAATATCCGAAACAAGAATTTCAGCTGGACAACAGATTTCACCTACAGCTATATCATGAACAAAGTGCTGGAACTGCCAGACAATGGCAGGGCTGGCAATCGCATCGGTGGTATTCTTCTGCCCGATGGCTCAGGCTTTGGTGGCATCGCAGAAGGTGAAAGGCTTTACCGCATCTATGGTTATGTAACCAACGGCATCCTTGAAACACAGGCTGCAGCCAATGCTGCCATGTATGATGCCAACTCGAATGGTTTTAGCCCAATCGATGGGAAAACTATAGCTGGTCGTAAGAACGTAGGTGATTATGAATGGCTGAACAGGCCCGGAAGCTCCCTGCGCAACGGAGAAGATCAGATCAACTCTGAAGACCAGTTCCTCCTGGGGTATACCATTCCGCATACAACTGGTGGTATCACCAATACCTTCACCTATAGGAATTTTACCCTGAATGTATTCATGGATTATGCACTCGGTCATACCGTGCAGAACTATCTCCAGGAAAGATATTTCATGGGCACTTTCAACTACAATTACAACCTCACCAATGAAGTGAAGAAAGCCTGGACCAAACCCGGCGACGATACGAAGTATGCCAAATTCTTCGCGAACGATGCAGACGACGGTAGCAGGAACTATTCAAGGGTACAGAATGTATTCAGCGAAAAAGGAGATTTCCTCTGCCTGCGTGAAGTAACACTGGCTTATAATCTTCCTGTTTCCCTGCTCGAAAAAACAAAGATCAAAAACCTGACAGTGTATGTGTCCGGCAACAACCTTTACTACTTCACAGCAGTGAACGGTGTGTCTCCCGAAAGAGGAACAGGATCAACCTACGATACTGATTATAACCCTTACCCTGCTACGAGAAGAATGGCGGCAGGCATCAAACTCACTTTGTAATCAATTAAAGAAAGCGCAATGAAATCTAAATATTTTTTACCAGTGTTGGCTGCCCTGATGCTCACGGCATGTCATAAGGACCTGGACGTTATTCAAACAGATCAGATCACGGCATCGGGCATGTGGAAGTCTGAAGGCGATGCCAATTCCGCTATGTTCGGATCACATCAATTACTGAGAGCTGCATTCAGCCAGGGGCTTGTGTATTGGGGCGAATACCGTACCGGCCTCTGGGGACCAGGCAATCACAAGGGATTGTCGCAGACACCAAGAGACCAGGTATATCAAAGCTCCATGCCCAATACGCATGACTATGCAGATTGGGAGAATATTTACAAGGTTATCAATAATGCAAATCTGCTGCTTAAATACACACCCAATATTTCTTTCGCCAATGCAGACAAGAA
This portion of the Pseudobacter ginsenosidimutans genome encodes:
- a CDS encoding glycerophosphodiester phosphodiesterase, producing MIAKLKLTAIFSATALLLSCSKGGDNKTENPDPGTNPPTTYVPDNRVVAHRGAFKEFSLPENSIASLEKAMELSCYASECDLAMTKDKQVVIWHDEKINGQYVKDINYADIQSTTLSNNEKIPTLAAYLDKVVANKKIILWMDVKSLSDAAGGNEWSSQTAEAAAALVRSKQAQKYVCFIVGRKAVLDRSLTAAKGEWPSGYMNVDYTPAQFQSAGYTWANFDYSKFYTNSTSQNTSLIADYKAKQIKLSVYTVDDEDAMNWFAANKNIDAISTNYPFKLLQKVRK
- a CDS encoding LacI family DNA-binding transcriptional regulator — encoded protein: MRRKVSLKDIAKQLNVSTALVSYVLNDKFTDRIHPETARKIKALAEELQYHPNQIAKSLKNNQTLTIGLIIADISNLFYSSIARVIEDAAKAHKYNVIFGSADEKPEKFRELVQVFESRQVDGIILAAPAGSEEMLDYLKRRNIPFVLIDRDFPDLEQINSITIDNYKASWNVVAHLKKNGFKKPAMISLATDLHHLQERSRGFREAASKLMNIKTPALIEESEEHLSEKMETVLLKLMNGKEKYDAVYFSTNKIAVDGLVVLARHKVEVPKKIGVVCFDEAEAYSIFNTSITYVKQPLADIGGQAVELLLKKMKQDGPAKRIVLNTSLIEGNSSLLK
- a CDS encoding SusC/RagA family TonB-linked outer membrane protein, which codes for MKSKRNTILQAGSCSALLLILLCHKAIGAAPPAAAFEMHLNDITSVLYESPFQQQQISGVVADADGKGIPNVTIYFKSNPQKQFMADADGVFKATLPQENDVLIFESVGYMKKEVKVSASSQNIKVTMEKKDKSMDEVVVIGYGTQERKKVTSSVAKLDGKKLESLPVNSLGDGLKGKIAGLRVYTTDNQPGENPTFRIRGGSSINNSDAPIIVVDGVVRDLSGINPNDIESVEVLKDAAAAAIYGARASNGIVMVTTKKGSNKKPTILFEASGAEQSPAQAFDLMNARDYLSYMRPAIKEGKFPARNFSNGFSASSSNLETSMWTPRYLADGEAVPDGWQNMIDPIDPTKTLIFQDVDYQKRFFRNSQWQNYYVGVNGGTDGVRYSASAGYVKDGGIGINTAYDRFTMRGLIDFKITDKLTFTGNYDMARTNMDDYPDNKRDVVQRGLSTPATHRLYNTATGLPEKGYNAATPAPDWYEYYYDRGQVTKRNTVAGKLKYDFSKDLSFTTMLTNFNRHTRASSFIKANEYNGLRNTTESFSETQRLNWQAYGNYKKSIGEHDFDVTLGTEYMRDDLNGFNASVTGASTDNVPTLTAGAIAGNPTSTKTREVLISYFGRVNYSYLDRYLLGFTMRTDGSSKFGKNNKWGYFPGASAGWIVSEEKFWKASDWFSNLKVRASYGLTGNNAIGLFDVGGAYSTSGKYNNNASITTSVLGNPDLRWESTRQLDIGVNAGFLNNRIQFSVDYFNKVTHDLLFDVPLPNTAGYANVQKNIGKVKFYGLDLQISSTNIRNKNFSWTTDFTYSYIMNKVLELPDNGRAGNRIGGILLPDGSGFGGIAEGERLYRIYGYVTNGILETQAAANAAMYDANSNGFSPIDGKTIAGRKNVGDYEWLNRPGSSLRNGEDQINSEDQFLLGYTIPHTTGGITNTFTYRNFTLNVFMDYALGHTVQNYLQERYFMGTFNYNYNLTNEVKKAWTKPGDDTKYAKFFANDADDGSRNYSRVQNVFSEKGDFLCLREVTLAYNLPVSLLEKTKIKNLTVYVSGNNLYYFTAVNGVSPERGTGSTYDTDYNPYPATRRMAAGIKLTL